The Actinomyces viscosus genome segment CGGAGATGCCCAGGGTCCCCAGCCACAGGGGCGCCAGCGGCAGGCGGATGCTCTTGCGGGCGAAGGCCGCCGCCAGCTCCCACAGCGCCCCGCAGACGGCCAGCACGGCGACGCCCACGAAGATGACCTTGTAGAAGACCAGGGATCCCAGGACCACGGCGATGAGGACAACCGCCACCCCGACGGCGGCGGGCAGGTTGCGCCCTGCCCGCCCGGTGGCGGGCAGGGGGTCGTGGTTGCGCGTGGGGCGCGGGTTCAGCAGGGTCGTCACGGGGCTCACAGGGGTCGGCGGGACAGGGGCGGGATACCGGCGCGCACAGGCTCGGCGGCTCCCGGGGTCGAGGGATCAGACCTCGAGGAGCTCGCTCTCCTTGGCGCTCAGGGCGGCGTCGATCTGCTCGACGAATCGCTTGGTGAGGCCGTCGAGCTCGTGCTCGGCGCGCTTGACGTCGTCCTCGCCGGCCTCGCCGTCCTTCTTGATGGCCTCGAGCTCCTTCTTGGCCTTGCCGCGGATGCCGCGCACCTGGACGCGGGAGTCCTCGGCGCGGGAGCGGGCGAGCTTGACGTAGTCCTTACGGCGCTCCTCGGTCAGGGCCGGCAGGGTGACGCGGATGACGGTGCCGTCGTCGGTGGGGTTGACGCCGAGGTCGGACTCGCGGATGGCGGAGACGATGTCCTTCATGGCGGAGCGGTCGAAGGGGCTGACCAGGACGGTGCGGGCCTCGGGGATCGTCAGGGAGGCGAGCTGCTGGAGCGGGGTGGGGGCGCCGTAGTAGTCCACCACGATCCCGTTGAACATCGAGGGGTTGGCGCGGCCGGTGCGGATGGAGGCGAGCTCGCTCTTGGCGGCCTGAAGGGCCTTGTCCATCTTGTCCTCGGCCTCGAGCATGACGTCGTCGATCATGGTGCTTCCTTTGCTGGGGCGGTCGTGGGTTCGTAGGTCGTTGTCGGCCATCGCGGGGATGGCGGCGGGTTCTCAAGGTGTGGTGGTCATCCGCGTGGTGGCGGACGCGCGCCCGAGCGGGTCCGTCGTCGGTCCCGTGCAGAGCGGCGCCGGGTCAGTTGCAGCTGACGAGCGTCCCGATTCTCTCACCCAGGAGGGCGCGAGTGATATTGCCGGGCTCCCCCATGCCGAAGACGCGCATGGTCAGGCCGTTGTCGCGGCACAGGGCGAAGGCGGAGGCGTCGACCACCTGGAGGCCGTCGGCCAGGGCCCGCTCGTAGGTGAGGTGGTCGAGGCGCTGGGCGTCGGGGTGCTTGCGGGGATCGGCGGTGTAGACGCCGTCGACCCCGTTCTTGCCCACGAGCAGCTCGTCGCAGTGCGTCTCCAGGGCCCGCTGGGCCGAGACCGTGTCCGTGGAGAAGTAGGGCAGGCCGGCACCGGCGCCGAAGACGACGACGCGGTTCTTCTCCATGTGGCGGATGGCGCGCAGGGGGATGTAGGACTCGGCGACCTGCCCCATGGCGATGGCGGTCTGGACGCGGGCGGGCACGCCCGCCTTCTCGATGAAGTCCTGGAGGGCCAGGGCGTTCATGACGGTGCCCAGCATGCCCATGTAGTCGGCGCGGGCACGGTCCATGCCCCTCGATGAGAGCTCGGCGCCGCGGAAGAAGTTTCCGCCTCCGACGACGACGGAGACCTGGACGCCGGCGCGGACGGCGTCGGCGATCTGACGGGCGGCGTCGGAGACGACGTCGGGGTCCAGCCCTATCGATCCGCCGCCGAAGACCTCACCGGAGAGCTTGAGCAGAACACGTCTGGGGTGCGTGCCGTGGGCGACGCGGTCGTCACGAGCCGGTTCCTGACTCATTGCGTGATGTCTCCTGGGGTCGGTGGGCAGGCTTCGCACAGCCTACCCCGTCCGCGAGAGCGCCGGGCCCCGATGAGGCTCACCCCTGACGGTCAGACACGCCATGGGACTATGCCCCATGACACGTCCCGGAGCGGGCCCCGGCCCCGCCACGGTGACTGGGGACTCTGGGGGCTAACGAGACGGGGCGGGGCCATGAGCATGGTGCTCGTGACCCCGCCCCGGATGTCTCCGCCGGTCCGACGACGCAGGCTGCTGGCCGGCGAACCGGACTGGCGCGAGTGGGTCAGGCGCCGACGCGGAAGCGGACGAATCCGGTCAGCTCACCGCCGGTGGCCTCGACGACCTTGCCGACCGTGGTCTTGGGGTCCTTGGCGAAGGCCTGGTCGACCAGGACATTCTCCTTGAAGAATCCGCCCAGGCGGCCCTCGACGATCTTGGGGATGGCCTTCTCGGGCTTGCCCTCGGCGCGGGTGGACTCCTCGGCGATGGCGCGCTCCTTGTCCACGACCTCGGCCGGGACGTCGTCGCGGGTGGCGTAGTCCGGGGAGTAGGCGGCGATGTGCATGGCGACGTCGTGGGCCACCTCGGCGGCCTTGGCGTCGGTGCCCACCAGGACGCCGACCTGGGCGGGCAGGTCGGGGTTGGTGCGGTGCAGGTAGAGCTCGATCTTGTCGGCCTCGATGCGGCCGACGCGACGCACGACGATCTTCTCGCCGATGACGGCCTGCATGCCGTCGGTGAGCTCCTTGACGGTGGAGCCGTCGACCTCGACCTCGGCCAGGGCCTCGGCGTCGGTGGCGCCGGAGGCGAGGGCGGCGGTGAGGACCTGCTCGGCGTAGTCGAGGAACTTCTGGTTCTTGGCCACGAAGTCGGTCTCGGCGTTGATCTCGACGAGGACGCCGACCTGGCCGTCGCCGGAGTCGACGACCTTGGCGGCGATGAGGCCGGCGGAGGCGGCGCGGCCCTCGCGCTTGGCAATGCCCTTGAGGCCCTTGACGCGGATGATCTCGATGGCCTTCTCGGCGTCGCCCTCGGCCTCGTCGAGGGCCTTCTTGACGTCGAGCATGCCGGCGCCGGTCTTCTCGCGCAGCGCCTTGATGTCAGCGGTGGTGTAGTTCGCCATGAATGTCTCCTGGTCAGTCAGTGACTAATAGACGTGTGAAAAAGGACGTGTGAAAGGTGTTCACAGCGCGCGGACGCCACGCTGTGAACGAGGAGGTGGGCGGAGA includes the following:
- the frr gene encoding ribosome recycling factor, producing MIDDVMLEAEDKMDKALQAAKSELASIRTGRANPSMFNGIVVDYYGAPTPLQQLASLTIPEARTVLVSPFDRSAMKDIVSAIRESDLGVNPTDDGTVIRVTLPALTEERRKDYVKLARSRAEDSRVQVRGIRGKAKKELEAIKKDGEAGEDDVKRAEHELDGLTKRFVEQIDAALSAKESELLEV
- the pyrH gene encoding UMP kinase, with amino-acid sequence MSQEPARDDRVAHGTHPRRVLLKLSGEVFGGGSIGLDPDVVSDAARQIADAVRAGVQVSVVVGGGNFFRGAELSSRGMDRARADYMGMLGTVMNALALQDFIEKAGVPARVQTAIAMGQVAESYIPLRAIRHMEKNRVVVFGAGAGLPYFSTDTVSAQRALETHCDELLVGKNGVDGVYTADPRKHPDAQRLDHLTYERALADGLQVVDASAFALCRDNGLTMRVFGMGEPGNITRALLGERIGTLVSCN
- the tsf gene encoding translation elongation factor Ts; this translates as MANYTTADIKALREKTGAGMLDVKKALDEAEGDAEKAIEIIRVKGLKGIAKREGRAASAGLIAAKVVDSGDGQVGVLVEINAETDFVAKNQKFLDYAEQVLTAALASGATDAEALAEVEVDGSTVKELTDGMQAVIGEKIVVRRVGRIEADKIELYLHRTNPDLPAQVGVLVGTDAKAAEVAHDVAMHIAAYSPDYATRDDVPAEVVDKERAIAEESTRAEGKPEKAIPKIVEGRLGGFFKENVLVDQAFAKDPKTTVGKVVEATGGELTGFVRFRVGA